In Candidatus Hydrogenedentota bacterium, a single window of DNA contains:
- a CDS encoding ABC transporter ATP-binding protein, with amino-acid sequence MALIEIENLEVRYGDFQALNGVTCAIEEGVAVGLLGPNGAGKSTLMKTLLGFNRASAGSVKILGHEMPQSALRVRQELGYMPEREVVSPKVSAVSFLTYVGRLFGMIRVDAMERTHEVLNYVGLGENRYRKMETYSTGMLQRVKLAQALIHDPRLLLLDEPTNGLDPEGRQEMLDLIADIGRNRKVTVVLSSHLMPDVQHVCERVIMVQHGRIVEDGTIKELTAPRENQYEVQVNGGMESFLEALGKRGGQCIRHKDDLMLLQVPEGHGNEVLFLAAQEASTQIRRIEPAKSSLAEVFMKAMSAPAPTDKDAA; translated from the coding sequence ATGGCACTGATAGAAATCGAAAACCTGGAAGTTCGCTACGGTGATTTCCAGGCCCTCAATGGCGTGACCTGCGCCATCGAAGAGGGCGTGGCCGTGGGCCTTCTGGGCCCCAATGGCGCGGGTAAGAGCACGCTGATGAAGACCCTCCTGGGCTTCAATCGCGCCTCGGCCGGCTCGGTCAAGATCCTGGGCCACGAAATGCCCCAGAGCGCGCTGCGGGTGCGACAGGAGCTGGGCTACATGCCCGAGCGCGAGGTGGTCAGCCCCAAAGTCAGCGCGGTCTCCTTCCTGACCTACGTGGGCCGGCTCTTTGGCATGATCCGCGTGGACGCCATGGAGCGGACCCATGAAGTGTTGAATTATGTGGGCCTGGGGGAAAACCGCTATCGCAAGATGGAGACCTACTCGACCGGAATGCTCCAGCGTGTAAAACTGGCCCAGGCCCTCATCCACGATCCGCGACTCCTCCTGCTGGACGAACCCACCAACGGCCTCGATCCCGAGGGACGGCAGGAGATGCTGGATCTGATTGCGGATATCGGCCGGAACCGCAAGGTCACCGTAGTGCTCTCCTCCCATCTCATGCCCGACGTGCAGCATGTGTGCGAGCGGGTCATCATGGTGCAACATGGCCGCATCGTGGAAGACGGGACCATCAAAGAATTGACCGCGCCCCGGGAGAACCAGTACGAGGTGCAGGTAAACGGCGGCATGGAGAGCTTTCTGGAAGCTCTGGGAAAGCGGGGCGGCCAGTGCATCCGCCATAAGGACGACCTGATGCTCCTCCAGGTGCCCGAGGGCCACGGTAACGAAGTGCTCTTCCTGGCGGCGCAGGAGGCGAGCACGCAGATCCGCCGCATCGAGCCCGCCAAGAGCAGCCTGGCGGAAGTTTTCATGAAAGCCATGAGCGCGCCCGCGCCGACCGACAAGGACGCCGCCTAG